One genomic region from Candidatus Omnitrophota bacterium encodes:
- the mtnA gene encoding S-methyl-5-thioribose-1-phosphate isomerase codes for MSVETIRWKKDRVELIDQRLLPAKLRYISCRSARDMWEAIRHLKVRGAPAIGIAGAYGAYLGVRSSRAAKYRTFKRDLDRTVEYLATARPTARNLFWALEEVTGLVEQNRDKSVPELKKLILEKAHGILEEDNRICRLIGEKGAALIKPSSRVLTHCNAGGLATAGHGTAVSVITAAGKKIQRVYADETRPVLQGARLTVWELTREGVPTTLICDNMAASLMDQKGIDAVVVGADRIASNGDTANKIGTYNLAVLASYHKVPFYVAAPFSTFDLAIPDGSGISIEERAPEEVRTVGSSCVTVPGVDVWNPAFDVTPSKLITAIITEKGVIRAPDRKKIKKVLS; via the coding sequence ATGTCAGTCGAGACGATACGCTGGAAGAAGGACAGGGTAGAACTTATAGACCAGAGGCTCCTGCCGGCAAAGCTGCGGTACATATCCTGCCGCAGTGCCAGGGACATGTGGGAGGCCATACGCCATCTCAAGGTGCGCGGGGCGCCGGCCATAGGCATCGCGGGGGCGTACGGGGCGTATCTGGGCGTGAGGTCAAGCCGCGCGGCAAAGTACCGGACTTTTAAAAGGGACCTGGACAGGACCGTCGAGTACCTTGCCACGGCGCGACCGACAGCGCGCAACCTCTTCTGGGCGCTCGAAGAGGTGACAGGTCTGGTTGAGCAGAACCGCGATAAGAGCGTGCCGGAGCTGAAAAAACTGATACTCGAAAAGGCTCACGGCATACTCGAGGAGGACAACAGGATATGCAGGCTTATAGGGGAAAAGGGAGCCGCTCTCATAAAACCCTCTTCCCGCGTCCTTACGCACTGTAACGCCGGGGGGCTGGCGACGGCCGGCCATGGCACAGCGGTCTCGGTCATAACCGCCGCCGGGAAAAAAATACAGAGGGTATATGCCGACGAGACGCGCCCGGTGCTGCAGGGGGCGAGGCTTACCGTCTGGGAGCTTACCCGTGAAGGAGTGCCCACCACGCTTATCTGCGATAACATGGCCGCCTCGCTCATGGACCAGAAGGGGATAGACGCCGTAGTTGTCGGGGCCGACAGGATCGCGTCGAACGGTGACACCGCGAACAAGATCGGTACCTACAATCTCGCCGTTCTTGCCAGTTACCACAAGGTGCCCTTTTATGTGGCCGCTCCTTTTTCAACGTTCGACCTTGCCATACCCGACGGGAGCGGGATAAGCATCGAAGAGCGCGCCCCCGAAGAAGTAAGGACCGTCGGTTCAAGCTGCGTTACCGTTCCGGGTGTGGACGTGTGGAACCCGGCTTTCGATGTCACCCCGAGCAAGCTCATAACCGCGATAATAACCGAAAAGGGCGTTATCCGCGCGCCCGACAGAAAAAAGATAAAGAAGGTGTTATCCTGA
- the tsaB gene encoding tRNA (adenosine(37)-N6)-threonylcarbamoyltransferase complex dimerization subunit type 1 TsaB: MKVLAFDTSTKFLSVACLEDGRQCACFHEEAGIRHSEILVATIKSLLEEAAWRVQQLDLVCVGLGPGSFTGLRIGVATVKALAAATAVKAVGVPSMDASAVKCAHLGAKIAPFLDAHKGKVYTAVYSTTGKLPRRDTDYLLTDVEEFLAGLKEDVVLFGSGVIKYKKQLELSRRVECLEDIDWYPHAADIARLGTERAAKAEANADKLDPMYMHSKYCNVTEPRKENGST, translated from the coding sequence ATGAAGGTATTGGCGTTCGATACATCCACGAAGTTCCTGAGCGTGGCCTGTCTTGAGGACGGCCGCCAGTGCGCTTGTTTCCATGAGGAAGCGGGCATACGGCACAGCGAGATACTCGTAGCTACGATAAAGTCGCTTCTCGAAGAGGCCGCCTGGCGCGTTCAGCAGCTGGATCTGGTCTGTGTCGGGCTAGGGCCGGGGTCCTTTACGGGGCTCCGTATAGGGGTGGCCACTGTCAAAGCCCTCGCGGCGGCGACAGCAGTAAAGGCTGTCGGTGTGCCGAGCATGGACGCCTCGGCCGTCAAGTGCGCGCACCTGGGCGCTAAGATCGCGCCTTTTCTGGACGCGCATAAAGGGAAGGTCTATACAGCAGTATATTCGACGACAGGGAAGCTGCCCAGGAGAGATACCGATTACCTCCTCACGGACGTGGAAGAGTTCCTCGCCGGGCTGAAAGAGGATGTTGTTCTTTTCGGCAGCGGCGTGATAAAATATAAAAAGCAGCTTGAACTCTCACGGCGCGTTGAGTGTCTGGAGGATATCGACTGGTATCCTCACGCCGCTGACATAGCCAGGCTTGGAACGGAAAGAGCCGCAAAGGCCGAAGCGAACGCGGATAAGCTGGATCCGATGTACATGCATTCAAAATACTGTAACGTTACCGAACCGCGGAAGGAAAATGGAAGTACTTGA
- the tsaE gene encoding tRNA (adenosine(37)-N6)-threonylcarbamoyltransferase complex ATPase subunit type 1 TsaE: MSKTGATLTTVSPEQTMELAARIALSLEAGDVVALIGDLGTGKTVFVKGLAKGLGYGDYLYVNSPSFVVLKEYHEGVDLYHFDVYRLDRESFCQTLDYEKYFYGGGITVVEWADKILDLLPDEYLKVSFSHEDHAKRKIRIESVGDKFKEIVNTA, encoded by the coding sequence ATGAGCAAAACAGGCGCGACCCTTACAACAGTTTCGCCAGAACAGACCATGGAGCTTGCCGCGCGCATAGCCCTTTCCCTTGAGGCCGGGGACGTGGTAGCCCTTATCGGGGATCTGGGAACGGGAAAGACGGTTTTCGTCAAGGGATTGGCCAAGGGCCTGGGATACGGGGACTATCTTTATGTGAACAGTCCTTCGTTCGTTGTGCTTAAAGAGTATCATGAGGGGGTTGATCTCTATCATTTCGACGTGTACAGGCTTGACAGGGAAAGCTTTTGCCAGACCCTGGACTATGAAAAGTATTTTTATGGAGGCGGGATAACCGTCGTCGAGTGGGCGGATAAGATACTGGACTTATTGCCCGATGAATACCTTAAGGTCAGCTTTTCACACGAGGACCATGCGAAAAGGAAGATTCGCATTGAAAGCGTGGGAGATAAATTCAAGGAGATAGTGAACACGGCATGA
- a CDS encoding CPBP family intramembrane metalloprotease: MGKLSAFLYRNKLYIALALFILLINLASTAEKRLQKERAGKTEQLAAEKDEEAAPAEEKKAKKGELFDEEDISARQEKIQKLSETDPVFYIFIGLVNLAILFVILVGFILDGYFLVRLFRREPLRIRLQEQDKPRWTPGDVVRVALIFLASGYAIIIVQAFLSHIFPILRNENFRMVFNTAMMNLIGISVIVYFVVDKYGQDISQIGLTAKGFRKAVFYAAVGYICLVPVLFLIMLGTYFVTQLIEYRPPVQPIVEVFMEEKETVVLWLSTVFAAVFGPIAEEIFFRGFMYGALKKSLGVFWGMMLTAAVFAMLHAHAVGFLPIMMLGLLLAYLYEKTGSLVSSMTVHIMHNLAMVVLVFMMRGIGT; encoded by the coding sequence GAAAAGGCTCCAGAAGGAGCGTGCCGGTAAAACCGAACAATTGGCCGCCGAAAAGGATGAGGAGGCCGCCCCCGCCGAAGAAAAAAAAGCGAAAAAAGGCGAGCTTTTCGACGAAGAGGATATAAGCGCCCGCCAGGAGAAGATACAGAAACTCTCCGAGACCGACCCGGTGTTCTATATTTTCATAGGTCTGGTGAACCTGGCCATCCTTTTCGTCATACTGGTGGGGTTCATACTCGACGGGTATTTCCTGGTGAGGCTTTTCCGGCGGGAGCCCCTCAGGATAAGGCTCCAGGAGCAGGATAAGCCCCGCTGGACTCCGGGCGATGTCGTCCGCGTCGCGCTTATATTCCTCGCATCCGGCTACGCGATAATAATAGTCCAGGCCTTTCTTTCTCATATTTTCCCGATACTGCGCAACGAGAACTTCCGCATGGTCTTCAATACCGCCATGATGAACCTTATCGGCATAAGCGTGATAGTCTATTTCGTGGTGGATAAATACGGGCAGGACATAAGCCAGATAGGGCTTACCGCGAAGGGTTTCAGAAAAGCCGTTTTTTACGCGGCGGTCGGCTATATCTGTCTGGTACCCGTTCTTTTCCTGATAATGCTGGGGACATATTTCGTCACCCAGCTTATAGAGTATCGCCCTCCGGTACAGCCAATAGTTGAGGTTTTCATGGAGGAGAAAGAGACTGTGGTGCTGTGGTTGTCCACGGTCTTCGCCGCCGTTTTCGGGCCGATAGCCGAAGAGATCTTCTTCAGGGGTTTTATGTACGGGGCCTTGAAGAAAAGCCTGGGCGTGTTCTGGGGGATGATGCTGACGGCCGCCGTTTTCGCGATGCTGCACGCGCACGCCGTGGGGTTTTTGCCCATAATGATGCTGGGACTTCTCTTGGCCTATCTATACGAGAAGACGGGCTCACTGGTGAGTTCCATGACGGTGCATATCATGCATAACCTGGCCATGGTGGTGCTTGTTTTCATGATGAGGGGTATAGGAACTTAA